The genomic region CGGGCCGGGCGGCTACGGCGGCGGCGATCCTGGCGCGGGCGGCGGCACGGGCGCAAGCGGCGGCCAGCCGCGCGGTTATGACGCCGACGGCAACCCCGTCAGTGGCAATGGCGGCGGCAACGGCGCGGGCGACGGCATTCAGCGCCGCACACGTTACATCGGCCGCCAGCCGAAGCTGCACGAGCGGCTGAACCAGCGAACCGGCGACACGCGCCCGGGCGCGAGCGATCCAAATCAATAGCAGTTTGAACCGGCAGCAGTCGCCCGCGGAACGGCGCTGCCGGTCGAAGAGGTAAGAGCAATGCGTAAGAGAGGGATGCACCTTCGGGTGACGAATTCACGGGCGGCGATGGCGGCGAAGCGGTGGCAGCGCGACGCCGAATCGGCGCGCGACGACGAGCGCGGCATGGCTTTGATTGCCGTGTTGCTCATCATGTCGCTGCTCTTGATGCTCGGGCTGGCCGTCACCTTCACGTCGCTTTCCGACAAAGCGATCACCCAGAACTTCAAGAACCTGACCAGCGGCTTCTACGCCGCCGAGGCCGGCGTCAACAACCTGCACCGCTTGCTGCGCAACGACAAGTTTATCGTCGGGTCGCTGCCCGATCCGCCGCACATCACACCCGGACAGCCAACCTTGAACCCGAGCGATTTCATCGTCGCTGCCCAGGCCGCGATGAACAAGAAAGAGATCTTCCCGAATAACGCGGCCTATATTACCAAGATCAACGTCAAAGACATTCAGGTGCCCTACCCCGCAGACGACAACGACCCGGCGCACTACAACCAGCGCGTCCAGTACATCAATCCGCTCTATCCGCGCTATGGCCAGGTCGAGCCCTACGCCGTCACTTATCAACTGGAATCGCGCGGCGAAGGCATCGAAGGCTTGAACGGCGCGGTGACGCTGGTTGAAGAGGGCGTGATCAATTTCAAGCTGCTGGTCAAAGGCGAAGGCGGCGGCCTGCGCGTCGGCACCTTCTCTGAGTTCGCGCTCTTCTATGACACCTTCGACCCGTACAATCCCGCGGGGCCTTTCATCTATCAAGGGCTCGGCCCCGGCGACCGCTTCGCGGGCCGCGTCCACACCAACGAGCGTTTCGGCTTCTGGACGACCGCCGACGGCTCTGACCCGCCGGTCTTTCACGGCCACGTCTCGCAATCCTATCGCAGCACCAGCTTCTATCGTCACGGCGCGGGCGAGCCGCCGCCGCCGGTAGACGCCGATTCCGAAGTCGTTGACGGCGTGCTGGTCGCCCCGAAGTTCCTCGCAGGCTTTGACCGCGGCGTCGCGCCGATCCCGCCGACCGGCAACGCCTTCGATCAGGCGCGGGCCGTCTTAGACGGCGGCTTCCAGCTTTCTGCCGGCTCGCCGACCGATGGCGAGTTGCATCAGGCTCTGCGCAGCGTCAATAACCTAGTTGAACCGCTGCCCGAAGCGAAAGACCCAATGTCAACCACGCCGACACTTGAGCCGGGCGTTTATGTGCCGTCGGACGGCGAGACCTTTTCCGGCAGCGGCCTCTATGTGATGGGCGACGTCAACGACATTCAACTGAGCGCCGACCCGTCGGGTAACCGCGAGATCATTCGCATCACTCAGGGCAGCAAGACGACGACTGTGGTGATTGACGTGGACGCCAACACGACGACGATTGATGCCGGCAACGGCACCAAGACGCTGCGCGGTGTGCCGAAAGATCGCTCGATTGTCGAAAAGGGCAACCGCTCGGCGGCGTCGCTCTACATCCGCGGCGACGTTCAATCGTTGCACGGGCCGGGTCGCAACGGTCAGGGCCAGCCGGCTCCGGCGATTGATTCCGATTTTGCGGTCACGGTGACGGCGGGCGGTTACCCGTCGGGCAACGACCGCAAGCCCGTGACCGGCGGCTCGGTGGTGATCACGGGTGATTTGACTTACGAAACGCCGGTCGTAGACGGGGCAGGCAACCCGATCAACCAAGACGCGCAGAACGTCCTCGGCATTTTCGCTTCGGGCGGCAACGTCGAAATACCGACCAATGGCCGCGCGCCGGATAACCTGACGGTTCATGCTTCGATTGCCGCCTTCGAGCTGCACGACGCCGAAGGCAACCCGATCATGGGGGCGAACGGCAGGCCCTTTGGCGGGCGCATTCGCTCGCAAGACCTGGCGAACAGCTTTTCGAACATGCCTTACCGCGGCTCGTTCAATCTGGTCGGCGGCATGCAGGCGACGAACTTCGACAACTTTGGCGTCTATGACGGCGACTTCCACGGCTATATGTACAAGGGCAGTTGGGACGCGCGCTATGAGAACGGCCAGTCGCCGCCGTTTTATCCCGGCTACATCGTAGCCGATGACGGCCCGAGCGGCCCGCCGTCGGTGAAGGCACAGGCCAACGCGCCGCAAGTGACTTCATACAAGCGCGTCTATTACGGCGGCGCGACTGATAGCTTGCAGTGATGCGGAAAGAAGTCAGGAGTCAGGAGTCAGGAGTCAGGAGTCAGAAGGAAAAAGGAAGGTCGGCGGCAGTAAGTACACTTCTCGCGCCTCCTTCTTCATTCTGACTTCTGACTCCTGACTCCTGACTTTTATGAATCACTAGAGAGCCGCTCGGTGGGCGGGATGGTCTCTTCCTCGTCGTCAACAAGATCGAGATCAACTTCATAAGGCAGGTCGGGGTCGCGTGGCAGGGTTTCGGCTCCCCAGCGATCTTGCAAGCCCGCCGCCGCGCTGAGCGGCAGAGTCGAGCCATCCGTAACCGCCGGTTCGGGCGGCTGGAGCTTGCCGCCGGTGACCTGGGCGACCAGCACCGTGATGTTATCTTCACCGCCACGCTGATTGGCCAGCCCGATCAGCGATTCGCAGGCTTCCTTGAGCGAATGCGATTGATCGATCAGTCGCACCATCTCTTCCGGCTTCACCTTAAAATTAGAAGTCAGGCCATCACTGCACAGCAGGATGATGTCGAGGTCGCGCAGCTCGACGCGATCAACCACGACATTGACGCTGGGCGCGGCGCCGAGCGCTTGCAGAATGACGTTCTTGTAGGTGTGGCGCTCGGCTTCTTCTTCGGTGATGTGGCCGGCTTCGACCAGTTGTTCGACGAGCGATTGGTCACGCGTCACCTTCTGCACGCGACCGCCGCGAATCAGATAAGCGCGGCTGTCGCCAACCTGCCCGAAGTAAGCGGTCGTCCCCAGCAGCCCGGCCCCCGTGAAGGTCGCGCCCATGCCGGCGTACTCCGAGCGCTGCTGGCTCATCTGGTGGATGTAGAGATTCGCCAGCTCGATTGACAGGCGCAATCGCTCATGGAAAGCGATCTTTTGATAAGTCGGGCTCGCTTGTAGCTCAAGCATGCGGTCGCGCACACATTCGATGGCGTGATGACTGGCGACTTCGCCGGCCAGCGCCCCGCCCATGCCGTCGCTGACGGCGAGCAGCGAGCCAAAGTGACTTTGCGAGAAAGTCGTCAGGTGCGCCGCCGGCTCTTCATGGATTTTGTCGGGTGTCCAGGTATCCGCCGTCGTCAGGTTCAGCACCAGAAAGTTATCTTCATTGCCCGACCGTACCATGCCGACGTTCGTCATGGCATAGACGGCTATGTTGAATGCGTAATCTTCCGACATAAACCAAGCTAATTGTCCGGCGCGGCCTGGGGATGCCCGTACAACCGAACCTCTGACGCTACGTCCAGCCTCGTCTCAAATGTGGCCGTGATTATGATTGATTTTCGTATGATTGGCAACATCATGTCAGGAGTCAGGAGTCAGGAGTCAGAAGTCAGAAGTCAGAATAAAAGCAGGGGCGTAAGCCGACTCCCCTGTTCATTCTGACTTCTGACTCCTGACTCCTGACCACTAGAGTTTAGCGAGCGCCTGGTCGAGATCGCTGATGATGTCTTCGACGTCTTCGATGCCGACCGAAATACGCACCAGCCCATCGGTGATGCCCAGGCGATTGCGCTCGACTTCGGGGACAGAGGCGTGCGTCATGGTCGCCGGGTGCGAGATCAAGCTTTCGACGCCGCCCAGAGATTCACCGAGCGTGCAGAGGCGGACGCCTTCAAGCACCCGGCTGGCGTTTTCAAGCGAGCCGGTCTCGAATGAAAGCATGCCGCCGAAGCCGCTCATTTGCCGCCGCGCCAGCTCGTGCTGCGGGTGCGATTTCAAGCCGGGGTAATAAACTTTACGGGCCGCCGGGTGCTCGGCGAGAAACTGCGCCAC from Blastocatellia bacterium harbors:
- a CDS encoding protein phosphatase 2C domain-containing protein, coding for MSEDYAFNIAVYAMTNVGMVRSGNEDNFLVLNLTTADTWTPDKIHEEPAAHLTTFSQSHFGSLLAVSDGMGGALAGEVASHHAIECVRDRMLELQASPTYQKIAFHERLRLSIELANLYIHQMSQQRSEYAGMGATFTGAGLLGTTAYFGQVGDSRAYLIRGGRVQKVTRDQSLVEQLVEAGHITEEEAERHTYKNVILQALGAAPSVNVVVDRVELRDLDIILLCSDGLTSNFKVKPEEMVRLIDQSHSLKEACESLIGLANQRGGEDNITVLVAQVTGGKLQPPEPAVTDGSTLPLSAAAGLQDRWGAETLPRDPDLPYEVDLDLVDDEEETIPPTERLSSDS
- a CDS encoding PilX N-terminal domain-containing pilus assembly protein; its protein translation is MRKRGMHLRVTNSRAAMAAKRWQRDAESARDDERGMALIAVLLIMSLLLMLGLAVTFTSLSDKAITQNFKNLTSGFYAAEAGVNNLHRLLRNDKFIVGSLPDPPHITPGQPTLNPSDFIVAAQAAMNKKEIFPNNAAYITKINVKDIQVPYPADDNDPAHYNQRVQYINPLYPRYGQVEPYAVTYQLESRGEGIEGLNGAVTLVEEGVINFKLLVKGEGGGLRVGTFSEFALFYDTFDPYNPAGPFIYQGLGPGDRFAGRVHTNERFGFWTTADGSDPPVFHGHVSQSYRSTSFYRHGAGEPPPPVDADSEVVDGVLVAPKFLAGFDRGVAPIPPTGNAFDQARAVLDGGFQLSAGSPTDGELHQALRSVNNLVEPLPEAKDPMSTTPTLEPGVYVPSDGETFSGSGLYVMGDVNDIQLSADPSGNREIIRITQGSKTTTVVIDVDANTTTIDAGNGTKTLRGVPKDRSIVEKGNRSAASLYIRGDVQSLHGPGRNGQGQPAPAIDSDFAVTVTAGGYPSGNDRKPVTGGSVVITGDLTYETPVVDGAGNPINQDAQNVLGIFASGGNVEIPTNGRAPDNLTVHASIAAFELHDAEGNPIMGANGRPFGGRIRSQDLANSFSNMPYRGSFNLVGGMQATNFDNFGVYDGDFHGYMYKGSWDARYENGQSPPFYPGYIVADDGPSGPPSVKAQANAPQVTSYKRVYYGGATDSLQ